The following proteins come from a genomic window of Proteiniphilum propionicum:
- a CDS encoding SusC/RagA family TonB-linked outer membrane protein — MKRKLTMFLALFFIGIGIVAAQTQVRGTVVDEAGDPVIGATIQIKGTTQGTVTDIDGHFRLSAPADGTLVISYVGYKTQEVPVSANVRVILITDSELLQEVIVVGAMGITRPPRATGYGQSVVDPDDAIQKAEPDLFRSLEGKIPGVQVSASSATAGSATKVLIRGNSSFLGNNDPLYVVDGIPYSNPEVTTGNRLTTAGAYGSGISTLDPNDIESMNVLKGAAAAALYGSRAANGVVLITTKAGRKGIRTSQKGFEVTLTSSYTTETIASLPDYQNSYGQGSNFLYSNANGSWGPAFGSEGYATIPLYPNYKAAFPDWETTIPYQAYPNNVKDLFRKGGIFDNSVNIMSYNNKGSFSTTISHLDQDGYIPHSEFERTSFSIGGTQKLDNNLVVGGTLTYSRTVQNGPFFGAGNYGGSVSSFARAMLIPRNVDMAGLPFETADGRNLMAFGGVDNPLWSWKYNTINTVMDRTVSTVNAAYDFTDWLSASYQFGWNQYEMDRKQVINIGSVGPEDFEGLGQITNDNYTTQELESNFNLTFKRKFEEDFDLRVTVGHNVNQRIIHTSDAIGNKMIFKGIDNVGNTQEQTASEEKSKRRLWAIYADALLGYKNYAFLNLTLRNDHSSTLPVENNSYFYPAVTGSFVFSDAFEIDPDILNFGKVRIAWGRVGNDAGPYYVNGTYLQDTPFGGNPIMLLPTTTYDAELRPEFTTEFEIGTELQFLENRIGLDFTWYDRSTTDQIAPLSLPSSTGSRIYYTNFGELNNKGVEIGVRIVPVRVRDFKWEIFANYTKNISKVVSLVEGIDQITLSTGSTSEPQPTLKPGLPYGFLRGTVIARDDEGNLLVNPNSGAYIEDPELGDLGDPYPNYKVGIGNTLSYKGISLNVMFDARVGGILISGPASDMLGRGVTKDTEDRLGSRILPGVLGNPDTQEPLLDANGNKIQNTIQLSENDLWFSPSEGNTFSINSVDEFQAFDATVFRLSEISLGYDLPKKWLQNTFIGSLNLSVIARNLWYFAPGFPKYTNYDPGSNAFGSGNVQGIDRESAPSTRRIGFNARLTF; from the coding sequence ATGAAAAGAAAACTAACTATGTTTTTGGCCCTGTTCTTTATAGGAATAGGGATTGTCGCTGCCCAAACTCAAGTGAGAGGGACAGTGGTGGATGAAGCCGGAGATCCTGTGATAGGTGCCACAATTCAGATTAAGGGAACTACACAGGGAACGGTAACCGATATTGACGGACACTTCCGTTTATCGGCACCCGCAGACGGGACACTGGTAATTTCATATGTGGGTTATAAAACACAAGAAGTGCCTGTAAGTGCAAATGTAAGAGTTATTTTGATTACTGATAGTGAATTGCTGCAAGAAGTGATAGTTGTCGGTGCAATGGGTATTACCCGCCCACCTCGAGCAACTGGGTATGGACAATCTGTAGTAGATCCAGATGATGCGATTCAAAAAGCTGAACCAGACTTGTTTCGCTCTCTAGAAGGAAAGATTCCAGGTGTTCAAGTAAGTGCCTCTTCAGCAACTGCAGGTAGTGCAACTAAAGTGTTGATCAGAGGAAATTCTTCATTTCTGGGAAATAATGATCCGTTGTATGTAGTTGATGGGATTCCTTACAGTAATCCTGAAGTAACAACTGGGAATAGATTAACAACTGCAGGTGCATACGGATCTGGAATTTCGACATTGGATCCCAATGATATTGAAAGTATGAACGTTCTAAAAGGTGCTGCAGCTGCAGCTCTATATGGGAGCCGTGCTGCTAATGGTGTTGTGCTAATTACCACAAAAGCAGGAAGAAAGGGCATAAGAACTTCTCAAAAAGGATTTGAAGTAACTTTGACATCTTCCTACACAACAGAAACAATTGCATCTCTGCCTGATTATCAAAATAGTTATGGACAAGGGTCCAATTTCCTATATTCTAATGCTAATGGATCGTGGGGACCTGCATTCGGATCAGAGGGTTATGCAACAATACCATTGTATCCAAATTACAAAGCTGCATTCCCTGACTGGGAAACAACAATTCCTTATCAGGCATATCCAAACAATGTAAAAGATTTGTTTCGAAAAGGGGGGATATTTGATAATTCTGTGAATATTATGAGTTATAACAATAAGGGTAGTTTCAGTACCACTATTTCGCATCTTGATCAAGATGGGTATATCCCTCATTCTGAATTTGAGCGTACTTCTTTTAGTATTGGAGGAACTCAGAAGCTTGATAATAATTTAGTAGTTGGAGGGACACTGACTTATTCGAGGACTGTGCAAAATGGTCCCTTTTTTGGTGCGGGTAACTATGGTGGATCAGTTAGCTCATTTGCCCGTGCAATGTTGATTCCCCGAAATGTAGACATGGCAGGATTACCTTTTGAAACCGCCGACGGACGTAATCTAATGGCGTTTGGAGGTGTTGATAACCCCTTATGGTCATGGAAATACAATACAATTAATACTGTTATGGATCGTACGGTCAGCACTGTGAATGCTGCATATGATTTTACAGATTGGTTATCTGCAAGCTATCAGTTTGGATGGAACCAATATGAGATGGATCGTAAACAAGTTATTAATATTGGTTCTGTAGGTCCTGAGGATTTCGAAGGATTAGGTCAAATTACCAACGATAATTATACTACTCAGGAATTAGAGTCCAACTTTAATCTTACTTTTAAACGTAAGTTTGAAGAAGATTTTGATTTAAGGGTCACTGTAGGGCATAATGTTAACCAAAGGATTATACATACCTCTGATGCTATTGGTAATAAAATGATATTTAAAGGTATAGATAATGTTGGAAACACACAGGAGCAAACTGCAAGTGAAGAAAAATCCAAGAGGAGATTGTGGGCTATATATGCAGATGCTTTGTTAGGATATAAAAATTACGCTTTTTTGAATCTTACACTGCGTAATGACCACTCTTCGACATTGCCGGTTGAGAATAATAGCTATTTTTATCCAGCAGTAACCGGCTCTTTTGTGTTTAGCGATGCTTTCGAAATAGATCCAGATATTTTAAATTTTGGTAAAGTTCGTATTGCTTGGGGTAGAGTAGGTAATGATGCAGGTCCTTATTATGTAAATGGTACGTATCTTCAGGATACTCCATTTGGCGGAAATCCTATAATGTTGTTGCCAACCACAACATATGACGCAGAGTTAAGACCTGAGTTTACTACCGAATTTGAAATTGGAACTGAGCTTCAGTTCCTTGAGAATCGGATAGGTTTGGATTTTACTTGGTATGATAGATCCACAACCGATCAAATTGCTCCACTCAGTTTGCCTTCTTCCACTGGTTCGAGAATATATTATACCAATTTCGGTGAATTAAATAATAAAGGAGTGGAAATAGGTGTTAGGATTGTTCCTGTTCGGGTGAGGGATTTCAAGTGGGAGATATTCGCAAATTATACGAAGAATATTAGTAAAGTTGTTTCATTAGTTGAGGGTATTGATCAAATCACGTTATCGACTGGCTCAACCTCCGAACCCCAACCGACATTAAAACCAGGCCTTCCTTATGGTTTCTTACGTGGTACTGTGATTGCGCGTGATGACGAAGGTAATCTCCTTGTGAATCCGAACAGTGGGGCATATATAGAGGATCCGGAATTAGGCGATTTGGGCGATCCATATCCTAACTATAAGGTTGGAATTGGCAATACATTATCTTATAAAGGAATTTCTCTGAATGTTATGTTTGATGCAAGAGTTGGAGGAATACTGATATCAGGACCTGCATCCGATATGTTAGGGCGTGGAGTCACAAAGGATACGGAAGATCGTTTGGGTTCCCGTATACTTCCTGGTGTTTTAGGTAATCCTGACACTCAAGAACCGCTTCTTGACGCAAATGGCAATAAGATACAAAACACAATACAACTTTCGGAAAATGATTTATGGTTCTCTCCATCAGAAGGTAATACTTTTTCTATAAATAGTGTGGATGAATTCCAGGCATTTGATGCTACAGTATTTCGCTTAAGTGAAATATCCTTAGGCTATGATTTACCAAAAAAGTGGTTGCAAAATACATTTATAGGTTCTTTAAATTTATCTGTAATAGCTAGAAATCTTTGGTACTTTGCTCCGGGTTTCCCTAAATATACAAATTATGATCCGGGTTCCAATGCATTCGGTAGTGGTAACGTGCAAGGAATCGACCGTGAAAGTGCACCTTCTACAAGAAGAATCGGATTTAATGCTAGACTAACATTTTGA